A DNA window from Nitrospira sp. contains the following coding sequences:
- a CDS encoding conserved exported protein of unknown function (Evidence 4 : Unknown function but conserved in other organisms; MaGe:77307920) encodes MIRGRWIIGWVLLAAGAMAAPVLVQAAEPLSEEQSNASQLSESIDRSKPQVSDWHYGGFIDLGYSLNFNFPENHIFRNRGTTPRVNELDLNMGGIYVRKDATDQSRWGMELLAHGGQDAKEYGFGVNLPRVHGSDALRHFGRANVSYLAPAGNGLMLQAGLFNSFIGYDSLYAKDNFNYTRSWIADYSPYLMFGANAQYTFNDRWTGVFFIVNDYFHLQNANHVPSYGAQVAYKPSASWLFKETIYYGPDQSDTSLKYWRSFSDTIVEWKVNDDITLAGDYQVGTQEMAVPGSPRVFYMGAAFPMRWHIGGPWSLALRPEVYWDRSGLITGSEQFIKAVTTTAEYKLPYKWTNMIARLEYRYDDSTGSGGGFFKGNAIAPGVIGLTPAQQMVIFGLIWTMDSP; translated from the coding sequence ATGATACGCGGGCGGTGGATTATTGGATGGGTGTTACTGGCGGCCGGTGCGATGGCCGCTCCCGTTCTTGTTCAAGCCGCTGAGCCTTTGTCAGAGGAGCAGTCGAATGCCAGCCAGCTCTCTGAATCCATAGATCGCAGCAAGCCGCAAGTGTCGGACTGGCACTATGGGGGATTCATCGATCTGGGCTACTCGCTGAATTTCAATTTTCCGGAGAACCATATCTTTCGCAATCGCGGCACGACGCCCAGGGTCAACGAACTCGATCTCAATATGGGCGGAATCTATGTCAGGAAAGATGCCACGGACCAATCGCGCTGGGGAATGGAATTACTGGCCCACGGTGGCCAGGATGCCAAAGAGTATGGGTTCGGAGTGAACCTCCCCCGGGTGCATGGGTCCGATGCGTTACGGCACTTCGGCCGCGCCAATGTCTCGTACCTCGCGCCGGCTGGCAATGGCCTGATGCTGCAAGCCGGTCTTTTCAACAGCTTCATCGGGTACGACTCGCTCTATGCCAAGGATAATTTCAACTACACCCGCTCGTGGATCGCAGATTATTCGCCCTACCTGATGTTCGGCGCGAATGCGCAGTACACCTTCAACGACCGGTGGACGGGAGTATTCTTCATCGTCAATGACTACTTTCATCTTCAGAACGCGAACCACGTCCCGAGTTATGGCGCGCAAGTCGCCTACAAACCCAGCGCCTCCTGGCTCTTCAAGGAAACGATCTACTACGGTCCCGATCAGTCGGACACGTCGCTCAAGTATTGGCGGTCGTTCTCGGATACGATTGTGGAATGGAAAGTTAATGACGATATCACTCTTGCCGGCGACTATCAGGTCGGAACCCAGGAAATGGCTGTGCCGGGAAGCCCTCGCGTGTTCTATATGGGGGCGGCATTCCCGATGCGATGGCACATCGGAGGGCCCTGGAGCCTGGCGCTCAGGCCGGAAGTCTATTGGGACAGAAGCGGCCTGATAACTGGTTCAGAGCAGTTCATCAAAGCGGTCACGACGACTGCCGAATATAAGCTGCCGTATAAGTGGACGAACATGATCGCAAGGCTCGAATACCGCTACGACGACTCGACTGGTTCGGGAGGGGGCTTCTTCAAGGGCAACGCAATTGCTCCTGGAGTCATCGGGTTGACGCCGGCGCAGCAGATGGTGATCTTCGGCCTGATCTGGACGATGGATTCGCCGTAA
- a CDS encoding K(+)-transporting ATPase subunit F (MaGe:77307921) encodes MNAMYVLGGILSLGLLVYLMVALLKPEWF; translated from the coding sequence ATGAATGCGATGTATGTGCTCGGGGGAATTCTATCCCTGGGATTGTTGGTGTATCTCATGGTCGCGCTGCTGAAACCGGAGTGGTTCTGA